From Kogia breviceps isolate mKogBre1 chromosome 2, mKogBre1 haplotype 1, whole genome shotgun sequence, one genomic window encodes:
- the ANKZF1 gene encoding LOW QUALITY PROTEIN: tRNA endonuclease ANKZF1 (The sequence of the model RefSeq protein was modified relative to this genomic sequence to represent the inferred CDS: inserted 2 bases in 2 codons; substituted 3 bases at 3 genomic stop codons), which translates to MSPAPAAAQASVPVSLFDLKADTPVLQGLRLVSHALGEALSQALQISCPGSGERISPERKPLQGPLDISDKLFCSTCDQTFQNHQEQVKDQREHYKLDWHRFNLKQHLKDKSVLSALDFEKQSSTGDLSSISGSEDSDSASEEDLQILDEERAEFEKPNXPRGFRPHRVLFQNAQGQFLYAYCCVLGPRQVPPEESELLLRNLQSGGPRDCLVLMAAAGHFAGAVFQGQEVLTHKTFHCCTVRAKWGTAQGLRDAHGAASRSAGANLRRYGEDMLYEDVRDLLAGPDWPKVLEKAGTILMRSPSSGRSLFFGGHEAPLQRGDPXLWDIPLATRRPTFQELQRVLHKLTTLHVHGEDPRETVGLDLPQTHWKTVRERKPTEGGRKVCSDEHEALGRNEEAPKQGSESEGEDGSQVELELAEVTLGTLDLREFEVLPKQRRRKRNKRERNQDLEAGAQMTLSQQPQENEAFSESAPLGPSPDEAKYPGQPELWDVLLAACRAGDXGMLKLRLAASPLDPGVLSLLSAPLGSGGFTLLNAAATAGRGSVIFPLVCLGDVELIFGVFAPRDSRTQPPYTAAADKSTRDEFWRFMEKNPGAYDYSKAQVPGPLTAEMEVRQATQKRERKAARRPREERPREERPEQKWEPESXRRFAALRDXEKGALAAERRPPAHLGAPTPQVADPAIINVRCHWSCGTSLQGLILPFTTLTSFHSTCCLQDHRCRAGKPSS; encoded by the exons ATGTCGCCGGCTCCAGCTGCAGCCCAGGCTTCTGTGCCGGTCTCCCTGTTTGACCTCAAGGCGGATACTCCGGTCCTTCAGGGCCTGCGCTTGGTGAGCCACGCTCTCGGGGAGGCTCTGTCCCAGGCTCTGCAGATTTCCTGTCCAG GTTCAGGGGAGAGAATAAGCCCAGAAAGAAAACCACTCCAGGGTCCTCTGGATATTTCAGATAAGTTGTTTTGTTCAACCTGTGACCAGACCTTCCAGAACCACCAGGAACAGGTAAAAGACCAG AGGGAACATTATAAGCTTGACTGGCATCGGTTTAACTTAAAGCAGCATCTCAAGGACAAGTCTGTCCTGTCTGCCCTGGACTTTGAAAAGCAGAGCTCCACAG GAGATCTTTCCAGCATCTCAGGATCAGAAGACTCAGACTCAGCCAGTGAGGAGGACTTGCAGATACTGGATGAGGAGAGGGCTGAGTTTGAGAAGCCTAACTGACCCCGAGGCTTCCGCCCCCATCGGGTTCTTTTCCAAAACGCCCAGGGCCAGTTTCTTTATGCCTATTGCTGTGTCCTAGGCCCTCGCCAG GTGCCCCCAGAAGAATCAGAACTGCTGCTACGGAACCTGCAAAGTGGAGGCCCCAGGGACTGCCTGGTGCTCATGGCTGCCGCTGGGCACTTTGCTGGTGCTGTTTTCCAAGG ACAAGAAGTGTTGACACACAAAACTTTTCACTGCTGCACAGTGCGGGCCAAGTGGGGCACAGCCCAGGGGCTTCGGGATGCCCACGGTGCGGCTTCCCGCTCTGCTGGAGCCAACCTGAGGCGCTACGGTGAAGACATGCTATATGAG GATGTTCGTGACCTGCTGGCAGGGCCAGACTGGCCTAAGGTGCTGGAGAAAGCTGGGACCATACTGATGCGTTCACCCAGCTCTGGCCGGTCCTTGTTCTTTGGAGGCCATGAGGCTCCCCTGCAACGTGGGGATCCCTGACTTTGGGATATCCCCCTCGCTACCCGCAGACCCACCTTCCAAGAGCTACAGCGTGTGCTCCATAAGCTGACCACCTTGCATGTCCATG GAGAAGACCCCCGGGAGACAGTTGGGTTGGATTTACCTCAGACACACtggaagacagtgagagagaggaagcccactgagggaggaagaaaggtctGCAGTGATGAACATGAGGCACTCGGGCGGAATGAGGAAGCTCCCAAACAGG GTTCAGAGTCAGAGGGAGAGGATGGCTCCCAGGTAGAGTTGGAGCTAGCAGAGGTGACACTGGGGACACTGGATCTTCGTGAATTTGAGGTATTGCCCaagcagaggaggagaaaaaggaataagaGGGAGAGAAACCAAGACCTGGAGGCTGGGGCGCAAATGACTCTTTCCCAGCAACCTCAAGAAAATGAGGCCTTTTCAGAGTCAGCCCCTTTGGGGCCTTCCCCAGATGAGGCCAAGTACCCTGGTCAGCCAGAGCTCTGGGATGTGCTTTTGGCCGCTTGCCGAGCTGGAG GGGGGATGCTGAAGCTCCGGCTAGCTGCCAGCCCCCTAGACCCTGGAGTTCTGTCTCTGCTCAGTGCCCCCTTGGGCTCTGGTGGCTTCACCCTCTTGAACGCAGCTGCCACAGCTGGGAGAGGCTCAGTAA TATTTCCCCTGGTCTGCTTGGGTGATGTTGAACTCATTTTTGGCGTTTTTGCACCTAGGGACTCCCGGACGCAGCCACCGTACACAGCTGCAGCTGACAAATCAACACGTGATGAGTTCTGGAGGTTCATGGAGAAGAATCCAGGTGCTTATGATTACAGCAAAGCTCAGG TACCAGGGCCACTGACAGCGGAAATGGAGGTGCGGCAGGCCACTCAGAAAAGGGAGCGGAAGGCAGCCCGGAGGCCCCGGGAGGAGCGGCCCCGGGAGGAGCGGCCGGAGCAGAAGTGGGAGCCAGAGA AGCGGAgatttgctgccctcagagactGAGAGAAG GGAGCTCTGGCTGCAGAGCGCCGACCGCCTGCCCATTTGGGAGCCCCTACCCCTCAGGTCGCCGACCCTGCCATCATCAACGTTCG ATGCCACTGGAGCTGTGGGACATCCCTCCAAGGCCTCATATTGCCTTTCACTACTTTGACTTCTTTCCACTCCACATGCTGCCTCCAGGATCATCGCTGTCGGGCTGGGAAGCCCTCTTCCTGA